A genomic segment from Pseudoxanthomonas sp. CF385 encodes:
- a CDS encoding LLM class flavin-dependent oxidoreductase, with the protein MIPYSLLDLAPVCEGSDTTQAFVHMRDLAQHAERWGYTRYWLAEHHNMPGIASAATAVLIGHVAGATSTIRVGAGGIMLPNHAPLQVAEQFGTLASLYPGRIDLGLGRAPGTDQPTARALRRYFDSAEQFPQDVQEVLRYFEPVQEGQAVRAVPGAGLEVPVWLLGSSLFGAQLSAALGLPYAFASHFAPDAMDQALLLYHRDFRPSKRLAKPHAMLALNVVAAETDDEARHLFTTQQQAFVNLRRGRAGLVPPPIDDIEAFWEPHEKAGVAQALACAVVGNRDTVRKGIADFIQRHRPDELMLTANIFDHAKRLRSFEIAAEVMSGG; encoded by the coding sequence ATGATTCCGTATTCGCTCCTCGACCTCGCCCCCGTCTGCGAGGGCAGCGACACCACGCAGGCCTTCGTCCACATGCGCGACCTGGCGCAGCATGCCGAGCGTTGGGGTTACACGCGCTACTGGCTGGCCGAACACCACAACATGCCGGGCATCGCCAGCGCGGCGACCGCGGTGCTGATCGGCCACGTAGCCGGCGCCACCTCGACGATCCGCGTCGGCGCCGGCGGCATCATGCTGCCCAACCACGCGCCGCTGCAGGTGGCCGAGCAGTTCGGCACGCTGGCGTCGCTGTATCCGGGGCGCATCGACCTCGGCCTGGGCCGCGCGCCAGGCACCGACCAGCCCACCGCGCGCGCGTTGAGGCGCTACTTCGACAGTGCCGAGCAGTTCCCGCAGGACGTGCAGGAAGTGCTGCGCTACTTCGAGCCGGTACAGGAAGGGCAGGCCGTGCGTGCCGTGCCGGGCGCGGGCCTCGAGGTGCCGGTCTGGCTGCTGGGCTCCAGCCTGTTCGGCGCCCAGCTGTCGGCCGCGCTTGGCCTGCCGTACGCGTTCGCATCCCATTTCGCGCCCGACGCGATGGACCAGGCGCTGCTGCTGTACCACCGCGATTTCCGCCCGTCGAAGCGGCTGGCCAAGCCGCACGCGATGCTGGCCCTGAATGTCGTGGCGGCCGAGACCGACGACGAAGCCCGCCATCTGTTCACCACCCAGCAGCAAGCCTTCGTCAACCTGCGCCGCGGCCGCGCGGGCCTGGTGCCGCCGCCGATCGACGACATCGAGGCGTTCTGGGAGCCGCACGAGAAGGCCGGCGTGGCGCAGGCACTGGCCTGTGCGGTCGTCGGCAATCGCGATACCGTGCGCAAGGGCATCGCCGACTTCATCCAGCGGCATCGTCCCGACGAACTGATGCTGACCGCCAACATCTTCGATCACGCCAAGCGGCTGCGTTCGTTCG